One window from the genome of Nicotiana sylvestris chromosome 9, ASM39365v2, whole genome shotgun sequence encodes:
- the LOC104216856 gene encoding stem-specific protein TSJT1-like — protein sequence MLAIFKKGVVDPPKELQSPASLQASIKAASPEETMKNFLSANPNNGFSIGFMDKAFLAYSNRASSYNTLQRLFCGVNDIYCVFLGSLNNLCALNKHYGLSKCANEAMLVSEAYRTLRDRGPYPAHEVLKDLEGSFGFVIYDHKADTVFVALGADEKVKLFWGIAYDGSVMISDNVDHIKASCIKSFAPFPVGCMYHSETGLKSYEHPSYKMKAMPRVDSEGSMCGAYFKVDVYSKVNSMPRVGSAANWANWGQ from the exons ATGTTGGCAATATTCAAGAAAGGTGTTGTTGATCCACCAAAGGAATTGCAGAGTCCAGCCTCATTACAAGCATCAATTAAAGCTGCATCTCCTGAAGAAACTATGAAGAATTTCTTATCTGCAAATCCAAATAATGGATTTTCTATTGGTTTTATGGATAAGGCATTTTTGGCCTATTCTAATCGTGCAAGTTCATATAACACTCTTCAAAG gtTGTTCTGTGGTGTGAATGACATATACTGTGTTTTCTTGGGAAGTTTGAACAACTTATGTGCCTTAAACAAGCATTATGGCCTATCAAAATGTGCCAATGAGGCTATGCTTGTAAGTGAAGCATATCGGACCCTCCGTGACAGAGGCCCATACCCGGCCCATGAAGTTCTCAAGGATCTTGAAGGTAGCTTTGGATTTGTGATCTATGATCATAAGGCTGATACAGTCTTTGTTGCCCTG GGTGCTGATGAAAAGGTGAAGCTATTCTGGGGCATAGCATATGATGGATCTGTTATGATATCTGATAATGTGGATCACATTAAAGCAAGTTGTATCAAATCATTTGCTCCCTTCCCTGTTG GGTGCATGTACCATAGTGAAACAGGATTAAAGAGCTATGAGCATCCAAGTTACAAGATGAAAGCAATGCCAAGAGTAGATAGTGAAGGATCAATGTGTGGAGCTTATTTCAAGGTTGATGTCTACTCAAAAGTGAATAGCATGCCAAGAGTTGGAAGTGCAGCAAATTGGGCAAATTGGGGCCAGTAG